From bacterium:
TTGTTTTTCGGTTTTCCTTCAGAAAAGATTTTTGTTTTGGGAGTGACCGGTACTAAAGGCAAGTCCACGGTTCTGGAGCTGATTAACGCCATTTTGGAAGCGGCCGGCAAAAAAACCGCCCTACTTTCTTCAGTCCGGATTAAAATTAACAAACAGAACCAGAAAAATTATCTCGGTAACACGATGCCGGGGCGGGCTTTCATTCAAAGCTTTTTAAAACAGGCGGTTAGCGCGGGCTGCGAATATGCCTTAGTTGAAGTGACTTCACAGGGAATTACACAGCATCGCCACCGGTTTATTAAATGGGATGCCGCTTTGTTCACTAATTTAGCGCCGGAGCATATTGAAAGCCATGGTTCATTTGAGAAATACCGGGAAGCCAAAATCAGTTTTTTTGCTTATGTTAAAAAATTAAAAATTTCCCAAAAACTATTTTTTATTAACAAAGATGACGCCACCGCCGATTATTTTATTAAAGCCAGCGAAGGCGGAAGCGGCCAGGTAATTTTATATTCCAAGAATAACCTGCAACCTACAACTTACAACCCGCAACCCAATTTAATCGGTGATTTTAATTTAGAAAATATTGCTGCGGCCATCGCTTTCGCTAAATCGCAGGGGATTGGCGAGGAGACAATCAAAAAAGCCCTTGAAAATTTTCATGGCGTCCCCGGCCGGATGGAAATAATCCAAACAGAGCCATTTATAGTGGTCATTGATTACGCCCATACTCCGGATTCTTTGGAAAAGGTTTATCAAACCATAAACTCAAAATTTAAATCTCAAAACTCAAAACTTATTTGCGTTTTAGGTAGCGCGGGCGGCGGACGGGATAAATGGAAACGGCCGAAAATGGGGGAAATCGCCGCGAAATATTGCGATGAGATTGTT
This genomic window contains:
- a CDS encoding UDP-N-acetylmuramoyl-L-alanyl-D-glutamate--2,6-diaminopimelate ligase; this encodes MFLSWYHFFWSFLGALFFGFPSEKIFVLGVTGTKGKSTVLELINAILEAAGKKTALLSSVRIKINKQNQKNYLGNTMPGRAFIQSFLKQAVSAGCEYALVEVTSQGITQHRHRFIKWDAALFTNLAPEHIESHGSFEKYREAKISFFAYVKKLKISQKLFFINKDDATADYFIKASEGGSGQVILYSKNNLQPTTYNPQPNLIGDFNLENIAAAIAFAKSQGIGEETIKKALENFHGVPGRMEIIQTEPFIVVIDYAHTPDSLEKVYQTINSKFKSQNSKLICVLGSAGGGRDKWKRPKMGEIAAKYCDEIVLTNEDSYDESPLEIINQIEEGIGINQHKSAVYKILDRREAIKKALVLAKKGDTVILTGKGCEPWLHLEKGKKIPWDERKIVEEIIKETKILTD